From the Bos taurus isolate L1 Dominette 01449 registration number 42190680 breed Hereford chromosome 22, ARS-UCD2.0, whole genome shotgun sequence genome, one window contains:
- the KIAA1143 gene encoding uncharacterized protein KIAA1143 homolog, with protein MSKRNQVSYVRPAEPAFLARFKERVGYKEGPTVETKRIQPQLPEEDGDHSDKEDEQPQVVVLKKGDLSAEEVMKIKAEIKAARADEEPPSADGRIMYRKPVKRSSDEKHSGLSASSKKKKTKEEDEINKQDSVKKNSQKQIKNSSLLSFDNEDENE; from the exons ATGAGCAAGCGGAACCAGGTGTCGTATGTGCGGCCAGCCGAGCCGGCCTTCCTGGCCCGCTTCAAGGAACGGGTCGGCTACAAGGAAGGGCCCACCGTAGAAACCAAG AGAATCCAGCCTCAGCTCCCAGAAGAAGATGGTGATCACAGTGACAAAGAAGATGAACAGCCCCAAGTGGTGGTTTTAAAAAAGGGAGATCTGTCAGCTGAAGAAGTCAtgaaaattaaggcagaaataaaggCTGCCAGAGCAG ATGAAGAGCCACCTTCAGCTGATGGAAGAATTATGTATCGAAAACCAGTCAAGCGTTCCTCAGACGAAAAACATTCAGGTTTATCAGCaagctcaaaaaagaaaaagacaaaagaagaagatgaaataaataagCAGGACTCGGTTAAAAAGAACtcacaaaagcaaataaaaaacagTAGCCTCCTTTCTTTTGACAATgaagatgaaaatgaataa